gtttggatctggaatactcccccaaaggctcctgtgttgaCTTGATCCTCAGTTGGTGGGGCTATTGGGAGGCTGCAGAAACTTTAGGAGGAAGTACCTAGTTCGAGGAGGTAGGCcattgggggtgtgtctttgaagGGTATATCTTGCCCCCAGCCCGTTCCTCTTACTCTCTCTCTTgacttcctggctaccatgaggtaaACAACTTtgttccaccacacccttccggGTGACGttttgcctcaccacaggcccagaaacaatggagccacatgaccatggactaaaacctctaaactctgagccaaaataaatatttccttctttaagttgattttctcaggtagtTTGTCACAGCGACCAAAAGctaacacacgcacacacacacacacacacacacacacacaactgtaaCTAAAACATCATGGCAACCCTATCCTATCTTTAATTCTGGGATTAATCCAAATCCATTAGAAAATAAGGATCcatccatatatacataataattatataaaaattattggaGAAATAATTATAtcatctaattattttaaataatttcatatagatatgtgtatatatatgttcatgAAGTACTTATTGTGGGCCAGACCCTCTGCTGGGTGCTGGATGTTGGTGGGATGATGCACAGACAGGTTTTCGAGCTCAGTCTGAAGAGTCAGTAGGGCACACAGGACATCTTAGTGTGCTGTGACTGAGTACTGATGGGTCAGCACAGGGCAGCCTGGTAGCAGAGACAGGAGGCACCAGCTCCTAGTCAGGAAATACAGGGAATTCTCCTGAAGGAAGCAAAGTGTAAGCTAAGAGCTAAGGTGAGATTTGTCCAAGAACTGAAAGATTGAAAGTGTTCACTAAGTGTGTGCAGAATCTTGAAAGCAAGAGAGAGGGACAGCTCTCATGACCATACTGTCAAGACTGAGTTCCTCAAATCTCTTTTCTCTGCATCTGGAAGGTCTAGGCAGGAAGAGGATCATTCATGCGTGGAGGGAGGAGGATGCAGAAAGGGGAGGTGGAGCACCTTGAAGACCAGCTTTAGACTTTAGCTCAGGGATGGCACTTCCTTTCTTTGTTGTCAGAGGCACAACCCATTTCTGACGGACAATGGTGCATGGCAGACATTGCGGCTCATTCAcctattatttaattaatttatttatccatctatTTAGTTGGTCAGTCCTCCACAAAAGTTGCACTGAGCAGAAACCTGTGAGAGTACAATGACAAGTTGGGGTCCCTGCTCTCATTTCTGATGCTCTGTTCAGCTAGTCCTTTGTACCGTGGCTGGATCCTCCACCTGGGCCACCTTCAGCCCCCTTGTCTGAAGCCAGCACTCACCCTTCTGGTTGCTCTTGTCCATAACAAGACTTCTCTGACTGCTTTCATCACTTAGAACCCACCAGGCCCCCATCCATACTGACTCTGCTTCGCCAGTCACTGGTACCTGGTTTCATGGATGTTGTAGTTTTTATTCATCAAGTCTTGTATCCCCTGGAGAGCAGAGTCCCTCTGAGCTCTCATGTTGTATCCCTCCACAGATGGGTACACAGGGCTTGATTGATGTGTGCTGAATGAAGGAATGATGACTGAATGAATACAGTGGGTAAGTTAGGTTTTATCAGGATAATGAGTTTATCAGTTCTACGTGTCCACGCACTAGGCCGGAGGCATTTGGAAACGGTGTTTTCCTGCTTGATTGGCACAGGACATAAGCATCTGTTCTAAATATGTGcgagcttgtgtgtgtgtgcatttcccTGCTTCAATCCTAGGGATAAAACTGTGTTCGGTCATGCACAGTGTGTTTCCTGTTTTGCTTGGAATTAGTGGGGATTCAGGAAGCAGTTTCTCTGGGCCCAATTATCAGAATGCTTTAAGAATCGTTATAACCATGAGTAAGTATATTACTTCTATGTGGTGCTTATAGTGTAGCAAGTTTACTCACAGCCTTTTCTCACAACAGCCCTGTCTTGTCCTATAGAATTAGAAATGAGTGCTCACAGAGGTGAAGCCAGCTACCCAAGGCTGCTCAGCTGTGAGGGCAGAACAGGTCTTTTCACCTGGGGCTCAGCTCTCCTCCCTACCCCTGGGTCTCCTGGATCTCCCCCTGATAGAGGCACCCAGGGAAGGCACACTTCTGTTCTGTctcagcagggcctggaggggcCATGTCCCTCATCCCATGGCTCCGGTGGAATGAGCCCCCATCCAGGCTGTCATCCAGGAGCCCTGCTGAGATGGTGCTGGAGACGCTCATGATGGAGCTGGTGGGGCAGATGCGAGAGGCTGAGAGGCAGCAGCGGGAGCGCAGCAACACGGTCAGGAAGATCTGCACTGGTGTGGACTACAGCTGGCTGGCCAGCACGCCCCGGTCCACCTATGACCTCAGCCCTGGGGAGCGGCTGCAACTGGAGGACGTCTGTGCCAAGATCCACCCATCCTACTGTGGGCCTGCCATCCTCAGGTAACCCATGGCGCAGGGAGGGGCACCAGCTGTTGAGCTGCTGGTTCTGACAGGGCCCTGACACACTTAATCTGTTAGAAGGAGCAAGACAGGAAGAGGAACTGAGAGACACAGGCTAGGGCTTGGGGTTGAGTGAGGTGGAGGCAGGTCGTGGGGGCATGTGAGTTTTGATGGGTGAGGACTCAGGCCTTCAAGGTCTCTGTTCTTCCTGCCAGGATTATTAGTATCCTGGACTTCAACAGCTGCCTTCTCTTTTGTCAGTTTATCATCATGATTACCTTCTTAGAGGAGTTTTCCCAGACAATCTCCACAATTAGTGTCTCCATGTTCTTATTTCACATCAGTCTGCCTAAGGTGTGAAGGAGTCTATGTGAGTATGTGTGAAGGTTCAGGGGCCCTGGGGCACGGGACATTTAAAGCTTTGATACAACAATGTTCCTGAATATAAATGTAACCTCCCTGAAGTGGTAGCCCACACATCCTGTCTCAGCAAGATTGACGAAGTCAAAGAAGCATGCAGTTAGTCCAACAaccaaaaatgatttcaaaacaaCTCAAGTTATGTTTATCTGTATTTCTCTTTGTAAAGGAATACAAAATAACACCAAAACATTTTAACATTCCCCTAGATTTGAGATTCCTCAAATCTTCCTTTACCCATCTCTTTAACCAGTTTATGCATCTATGGTACACCTTTCCATTTGCAATGCCTCTTTAAAATGCCTTATCCAGTCCTATCCTTGCTCCTTTGGTTATTGTAGTCTTTCTAACTTTC
This genomic stretch from Sciurus carolinensis chromosome 12, mSciCar1.2, whole genome shotgun sequence harbors:
- the Rd3 gene encoding protein RD3 — encoded protein: MSLIPWLRWNEPPSRLSSRSPAEMVLETLMMELVGQMREAERQQRERSNTVRKICTGVDYSWLASTPRSTYDLSPGERLQLEDVCAKIHPSYCGPAILRFRQLLAEQEPEVQEVSGLFRSVLQEVLERMKQEEEAHKLTRQWNLRPRGSLATFKSRARISPFASDIRTISEDVERDAPPPPRTWSMPEFRAPNAD